The Populus alba chromosome 4, ASM523922v2, whole genome shotgun sequence genome contains a region encoding:
- the LOC118055955 gene encoding uncharacterized protein yields the protein MYVTRPLSLYRNFPSALSREPPEGPYTGYLVITDEEAEAQETYCWGIRKSRRVKKLPFPQDKILSVVHSSDHEETIVKKAWFIPVLDQPLSSNCYYVIKAKGSQKGQACTCSREMDMGLWCFKSVIKDVKPKPFDYRNIYQQFKIYRHHGKSFFSKSLAPDGFPPRFLRKKGWEVRSSRSYRFQLSEALGLDVPLRSQLPSFDFPLSTKSSSRVTVGRWYCPFVLVREEPRIREQMKRTMLYSMTLEQYWKEIYSCENANNEAESTIMVSVIVQREMDLVFGMEATRDGGVSHGGVIWYRAVSRNSSGRGFRVGVSAATVEKMKWVQEAGGWIDGGDVNETVERAVEIRSENGWRKFGCYVLVESFVLRRMDGSLVLRCDFRHTHKIKSKWE from the exons ATGTATGTGACGAGGCCACTTTCCTTGTACAGGAATTTCCCGAGTGCTCTTTCAAGAGAGCCACCTGAAGGTCCATACACCGGTTACCTGGTAATTACCGATGAAGAAGCAGAAGCACAGGAGACGTATTGTTGGGGTATTCGTAAGAGCAGGAGAGTTAAAAAGCTCCCATTCCCTCAAGACAAGATACTATCTGTAGTTCACTCGTCTGATCATGAAGAAACTATAGTTAAGAAGGCTTGGTTTATCCCCGTTCTTGATCAGCCTCTGTCCTCTAATTGCTATTATGTTATCAAAGCTAAGGGCTCACAAAAAGG GCAAGCTTGCACATGTTCAAGGGAGATGGACATGGGTTTATGGTGCTTCAAGAGTGTCATAAAAGACGTAAAACCGAAGCCATTTGATTACAGAAACATATACCAGCAATTCAAGATTTATAGACATCATGGAAAGAGTTTCTTCTCTAAGTCTCTTGCTCCAGATGGTTTTCCTCCAAGATTTCTAAGAAAAAAGGGTTGGGAAGTTAGAAGCTCAAGGTCTTACAGATTTCAACTAAGTGAAGCTTTAGGTCTTGATGTCCCTCTCCGATCACAACTTCCAAGCTTCGACTTTCCATTGTCTACCAAGAGTTCCTCTCGTGTGACTGTCGGGAGATGGTACTGCCCTTTTGTGCTTGTTAGAGAAGAACCTAGAATAAGGGAGCAAATGAAGAGAACAATGTTATACAGCATGACTCTTGAGCAATACTGGAAGGAGATATATTCATGTGAGAACGCCAACAATGAAGCAGAAAGTACTATAATGGTGAGTGTAATTGTGCAAAGGGAAATGGATTTAGTCTTTGGCATGGAAGCGACAAGGGACGGTGGAGTAAGTCATGGTGGGGTTATATGGTATAGAGCTGTAAGCAGAAATAGCAGCGGGAGAGGGTTTAGGGTGGGTGTAAGTGCTGCAACtgttgaaaaaatgaaatgggTGCAAGAGGCAGGAGGATGGATCGATGGGGGAGATGTAAATGAGACGGTGGAGAGAGCGGTGGAGATCAGAAGTGAAAATGGGTGGAGAAAGTTTGGTTGCTATGTGTTGGTGGAGAGTTTTGTGCTGAGAAGGATGGATGGAAGCTTGGTGCTGAGATGCGACTTCAGACACACCCATAAAATCAAGAGCAAATGGGAATAA